A window from Hymenobacter volaticus encodes these proteins:
- a CDS encoding sialidase family protein, with product MKKILLVVIGSLLAGNLAAQTNPWKQGILADEFIFEKAPFPESHAATIAETPKGLVAAWFGGTKERNPDVGIWVSRQENGRWTTPVEVANGVVNETLRYPTWNPVLYQAPGGDLLLFYKIGPKPSDWKGWLKTSKDGGLTWSAAEALPEGYIGPVKNKPVLLQNGTLLSPTSTEGSGGWRVHFEATPDFGKTWTMTAPVENGPTQGAIQPSILVHKKGRLQVLCRSRDRAILESWSDDNGKTWSPLAKTNLPNNNSGTDAVTLADGRQLLVYNHVLPPGTLAKGPRTPLNVAVSKDGKTWYAAAILEDSPISQYSYPSVIQTKDGLVHFVYTWRRKSIKHAVIDPKKLKLVKIENGQWPAMKGYQAPSATAEITQD from the coding sequence ATGAAAAAGATACTTCTGGTTGTAATTGGAAGCCTATTAGCGGGCAACCTAGCGGCGCAAACCAACCCGTGGAAGCAAGGCATTCTGGCCGATGAGTTCATCTTCGAGAAAGCGCCGTTTCCGGAAAGCCACGCCGCCACCATTGCCGAAACCCCAAAGGGACTTGTGGCCGCGTGGTTTGGCGGCACCAAGGAGCGCAACCCCGACGTGGGTATTTGGGTGAGCCGGCAAGAAAACGGCCGCTGGACCACGCCCGTGGAAGTCGCTAATGGTGTAGTGAACGAAACCCTGCGCTACCCCACCTGGAACCCGGTGCTCTACCAGGCCCCCGGCGGCGACCTCCTGCTGTTCTACAAAATCGGCCCCAAGCCCTCGGACTGGAAAGGGTGGCTGAAAACCTCGAAAGACGGTGGCCTGACGTGGTCGGCGGCCGAGGCCCTGCCGGAAGGCTACATCGGGCCGGTGAAAAACAAGCCGGTGCTCCTCCAAAACGGCACCTTGCTCAGCCCCACCAGCACCGAAGGCAGCGGCGGCTGGCGCGTGCACTTCGAGGCCACGCCGGACTTCGGCAAGACCTGGACCATGACGGCCCCCGTCGAGAACGGCCCGACGCAGGGCGCTATTCAGCCGAGCATACTGGTGCACAAAAAGGGCCGCTTGCAAGTGCTGTGCCGCAGCCGCGACCGGGCTATTCTGGAGTCGTGGTCGGATGACAACGGCAAAACCTGGTCGCCGCTGGCCAAAACCAACCTGCCCAACAACAATTCCGGCACCGACGCTGTGACCCTGGCCGACGGCCGCCAGTTGCTGGTGTACAACCACGTATTGCCGCCCGGCACCCTCGCCAAAGGCCCCCGCACGCCGCTGAACGTGGCCGTTTCCAAAGACGGCAAAACCTGGTACGCCGCCGCCATCCTCGAAGACTCGCCCATCAGCCAGTATTCCTACCCCTCGGTAATTCAAACGAAAGATGGCCTGGTGCACTTCGTGTACACCTGGCGTCGCAAAAGCATCAAGCACGCCGTCATCGACCCGAAAAAGTTGAAGTTGGTCAAAATCGAAAACGGCCAGTGGCCCGCCATGAAAGGCTACCAAGCCCCCTCCGCCACAGCCGAAATCACGCAAGACTAA